The following are encoded together in the Drosophila sechellia strain sech25 chromosome 3R, ASM438219v1, whole genome shotgun sequence genome:
- the LOC6619539 gene encoding rho GTPase-activating protein 100F isoform X5: MCDSATTGCFLTRSSHRKENGRSVPDVTASPGRAPPGPLPANQMPSMGNQQHHGNQQHHGNQQQHHGNQHGNHRGQSGSLSNAAGVKDPVMLQGDFRKVSGISSEIFRQIEAVENDHDPNTAAALEAVERRGEMIVRVLEPRCMGSKQAVDAAHKLMNKADARHTVQLVEIVKRPGQTLGLYIREGNGADRTDGVFISRIALESAVYNSGCLRVGDEILAVNLVDVTHMSLDDVVIIMSIPRRLVLAIRQRRGNRGTGSPGPPTLSRPEQKPPPVVVIKRDLRDEDLDETDRMPRPRSSRDRRTGDGREMTESRSRLGLGLNNYSPQSEQLDMYYNTRGGGGGPMGEPPNWGYKPPPPPSSVITEQPTKAHAFAPSHAYYQNAGTLESLAEKVHAFYPGQPGGPPVGPSRRMSTGTGNVGLAQQHARFPRSGSDQHLPRVEYSDYSNSLGRHSLLRSSLKPGTAGGAPMQVGVGGTLGRYGRYDQQRTGVSKYGPPSGGAQSLTRRSRPNLDYSSDTEATIGPRPSYYYYNRPAIGSMSRGSGGAGGGVGAASTAALLAGAADLNKFNSLPRERPGTRLQGIRSRMGDRLVDENDGNTSAPEFDVRRGRDLRQRITASPSIFTADEYRAWLRRAPSSSAIAEQMRMTRDMFAQPRAQRFSCSAENIHDALRNTESIYSSRNHILGTGTLDRNMGLTRPISALPVRSMSSQHIGGAGSIRSPSIRRMRQLLELSAGPASPSGSILSTGGHQSPAPTPSATLPRPHRQIDINPAEFAKYKLDKPIVDIGGISGMLWIHLLAGRGLRTAPEGAAGAATQGQTRDLYCVIECDRVHKARTVVRSGDLQFDWDESFELDLVGNKQLDVLVYSWDPQHRHKLCYRGAISLSSILRQSPLHQLALKVEPRGTIYIRMRHTDPLALYKRRGLPSLRAGYPTLFGADLETVVNRESKNAPGSAPVPIVLRRCVEEVERRGLDIIGLYRLCGSATKKRLLREAFERNSRAVELTPEHVPDINVITGVLKDYLRELPEPLFTRCLFQMTVDALAVCLPDDPEGNAKLMLSILDCLPRANRATLVFLLDHLSLVVSNSERNKMSAQALATVMGPPLMLHSASAQPGADIDHAQPIAVLKYLLQIWPQPQAQHQQMAQHMGGAAGAMMGGLVTTGSMSNMAGVASGRRGESTGQRGSKVSALPADRQQLLLQQQAQLMAAGNLLRSSTSVTNILSQGHPQLSATANNHLYQSVVGQLAQSHRALQQAVQQPYQLGGSVGSAIPDPSPLPLPGTPSPGSSSASTGSGSGSGKSTDTIKRGASPVSVKQVKIVDQPSSPYSIVMKKPPLQKDAPVEITTPTTQADTESTLGCKESNGTVSRRGNVDFYDTHKAQAKSSVNEESSYSSNYTGSETKKISLGNSSYTPSKANASGLCGGEDYKAMRNKSSATSSSSSSQATVLSAGSTATSAPTTSSDDSDDLVSYKSSASTNALLAQSQAMTTSQLMSKYLKREPRVQFTPIKSPESPSPPGSGDGLPKGTYQLVTPISGSSSKPGATTGAISKYTTGSVQSSINANSQKLSSPSRLCNSKDSNSRTGTASSTTTATSMVSTGRRLFDSLASSSSSETETKTYIGGTTAASGVITTTTYTNDTKISGSSSSKSGIGGGSGTGLGAVSGASSETRSFGSTLFGSSGLGHGNGSSHNHSSASPSPFTTTNGNGNHNTMQLYGTLPKNGTSTGAALFDGSANSSSYHSSASGSGAGTASSSGVSSMTGSTNSYDFYTSTSSSVSSSRPFANGGNNYHTLGTYRAQYAATNPFLDAFDEKPGSNGGNAHGEEKLGADKGHHRAAVMAFQSSGDSKNGSDEYDDIK, translated from the exons ATGTGTGATAGCGCGACCACGGGATGTTTCCTGACCAGAAGCAGCCATCGCAAG GAAAATGGAAGATCAGTTCCTGATGTCACCGCAAGCCCGGGCCGGGCCCCACCCGGACCGCTGCCCGCCAACCAGATGCCTTCGATGGGCAACCAGCAACACCATGGAAACCAGCAACATCATGGaaaccagcagcaacatcatggCAATCAGCACGGCAACCATCGAGGTCAGAGCGGAAGTTTGTCAAACGCCGCCGGGGTCAAGGACCCGGTGATGCTACAGGGCGATTTCCGGAAAGTCAGCGGCATCAGCTCAGAGATCTTTCGGCAGATAGAAGCCGTCGAGAATGACCACGACCCAAACACGGCGGCGGCTTTGGAGGCGGTGGAGCGACGCGGTGAGATGATCGTGCGCGTCCTGGAGCCGCGTTGCATGGGCAGCAAACAGGCGGTGGACGCTGCCCACAAGCTGATGAACAAGGCGGACGCACGGCACACCGTTCAGCTGGTGGAAATAGTCAAGCGGCCGGGTCAGACGCTGGGCTTGTACATCCGCGAGGGAAATGGGGCCGATCGTACTGATGGCGTCTTCATTTCGCGGATTGCACTGGAGTCGGCTGTCTACAACAGCGGCTGCTTGCGG GTGGGCGACGAAATCCTTGCGGTAAATCTGGTGGACGTGACACACATGTCCCTAGACGATGTCGTCATTATTATGTCAATTCCGCGCCGCTTGGTGCTGGCCATACGTCAGCGGCGGGGCAATAGAGGCACAGGATCTCCTGGACCGCCGACGCTCTCTAGGCCAGAACAGAAGCCACCACCGGTTGTTGTTATCAAGCGAGATTTGCGGGACGAGGATCTGGACGAGACGGACCGGATGCCGAGGCCGCGCTCATCACGTGACAGACGTACAG GAGATGGTCGCGAAATGACGGAATCTCGTTCTCGGCTAGGTCTGGGTCTTAATAACTACAGCCCGCAGTCCGAGCAGCTGGATATGTACTACAATACCCGCGGCGGAGGTGGTGGACCCATGGGTGAGCCTCCAAACTGGGGGTATaaaccaccaccgccaccgtCTTCGGTGATTACGGAGCAACCCACAAAAGCACATGCTTTTGCGCCGTCGCATGCTTACTACCAAAACGCCGGCACTCTTGAAAGCTTGGCGGAGAAGGTACATGCATTCTATCCTGGACAGCCTGGTGGTCCGCCCGTGGGTCCCTCGAGAAGAATGTCCACGGGAACTGGAAACGTTGGCCTCGCTCAACAACATGCCAGATTTCCGCGATCTGGCTCAGATCAGCATTTACCTCGCGTAGAATATTCGGACTATTCCAATTCCCTGGGGCGGCATTCCCTTCTGCGATCAAGTTTAAAACCTGGAACGGCCGGTGGAGCTCCAATGCAGGTTGGAGTGGGAGGCACTCTCGGCCGATACGGCCGCTATGATCAACAGAGAACCGGTGTATCCAAGTACGGCCCTCCATCTGGTGGAGCTCAATCGCTGACTCGTCGTTCCAGACCAAATTTGGACTATTCCAGCGATACAGAAGCCACAATTGGGCCTAGGCCAAGTTACTACTATTATAACAGACCTGCCATCGGCAGTATGTCGAGAGGATCAGGTGGAGCAGGCGGTGGAGTTGGCGCAGCTTCAACGGCTGCCTTGCTGGCTGGAGCTGCTGATCTCAACAAATTTAACTCATTGCCCCGAGAGCGCCCCGGAACGAGACTGCAGGGAATTCGTTCCAGAATGGGAGATCGTTTGGTGGACGAGAATGACGGAAATACTTCGGCACCCGAGTTCGATGTACGGAGAGGAAGGGACTTACGTCAGCGAATTACCGCCAGTCCGTCGATATTTACGGCGGATGAATACCGCGCCTGGCTCAGAAGGGCGCCTAGCAGTTCCGCAATTGCGGAACAAATGCGAATGACGCGGGACATGTTTGCCCAGCCACGGGCTCAGCGATTTTCGTGTAGCGCTGAGAACATCCATGATGCACTGAGAAAT aCGGAAAGCATCTACTCCAGTAGAAACCATATTCTTGGAACGGGCACTCTCGATCGGAACATGGGTCTTACACGACCAATTTCTGCACTACCCGTGCGCTCCATGTCCTCGCAGCACATTGGAGGAGCGGGCTCCATTCGTTCGCCTAGCATACGGCGCATGCGACAGTTACTGGAGCTTTCCGCTGGTCCCGCCAGTCCGAGCGGCAGTATCTTGAGCACCGGTGGTCACCAGAGTCCGGCACCAACGCCAAGTGCGACcttaccacgcccacaccgCCAAATCGACATCAACCCGGCGGAGTTTGCCAAGTACAAGCTGGATAAGCCCATCGTCGATATTGGGGGGATCTCCGGCATGTTATGGATTCATTTGCTAGCAGGTCGCGGCCTAAGAACCGCTCCAGAGGGAGCAGCAGGGGCGGCGACACAGGGCCAAACCAGAGATCTTTACTGCGTAATCGAGTGTGATCGAGTACATAAAGCACGGACTGTGGTGCGATCGGGTGACCTGCAGTTTGACTGGGACGAGTCGTTTGAGCTTGACTTGGTGGGCAACAAACAGTTAGATGTACTAGTCTACTCATGGGACCCGCAGCACAGACACAAGCTGTGCTACCGAGGCGCAATCTCGTTATCGTCGATCCTCCGTCAGTCTCCACTTCATCAACTGGCCTTAAAGGTTGAACCAAGAGGTACGATATACATTCGCATGCGGCACACGGATCCACTGGCTCTCTACAAGAGAAGAGGGCTTCCGAGCCTGAGAGCAGGTTACCCTACGCTCTTCGGCGCTGATTTGGAAACGGTGGTGAATCGGGAGTCTAAAAATGCTCCCGGAAGTGCACCCGTTCCCATCGTATTAAGGCGCTGTGTGGAGGAGGTGGAGCGGCGCGGTCTTGATATAATCGGGTTGTACCGACTGTGCGGCTCGGCTACCAAGAAGCGATTGCTACGCGAGGCCTTTGAGCGCAATAGCCGTGCAGTGGAATTGACCCCGGAACATGTTCCTGACATCAACGTCATCACCGGCGTCCTCAAGGATTACCTCAGGGAGCTGCCCGAGCCGCTGTTCACTCGCTGTCTTTTCCAGATGACGGTGGATGCCTTAG CTGTCTGCCTGCCAGATGACCCGGAGGGCAATGCGAAACTGATGCTTAGCATTCTCGACTGCCTGCCGCGGGCGAACAGG GCCACCCTGGTATTCCTTCTTGATCACCTCTCGCTGGTCGTTTCAAACTCGGAGCGCAATAAGATGTCCGCCCAGGCGTTGGCCACCGTGATGGGCCCACCGCTGATGCTGCATTCGGCGAGTGCGCAGCCGGGTGCTGACATCGATCACGCTCAGCCGATCGCGGTGCTTAAGTATCTGCTGCAGATCTGGCCGCAGCCGCAGGCGCAGCATCAGCAGATGGCGCAGCACATGGGCGGCGCTGCGGGGGCGATGATGGGCGGCTTGGTCACCACCGGGAGCATGAGCAATATGGCCGGTGTTGCTTCAG GTCGGCGCGGCGAGTCAACAGGGCAGCGTGGAAGCAAAGTCAGTGCGTTGCCAGCGGACAGACAGCAACTTCtactgcagcagcaggcgcagctCATGGCGGCGGGCAATCTTCTGCGCTCGTCCACTTCGGTAACCAACATACTCTCCCAAGGCCATCCTCAGCTCTCAGCCACAGCCAACAATCATCTGTATCAATCAGTAGTGGGTCAGTTAGCTCAATCGCATCGAGCCTTGCAACAAGCGGTGCAACAG CCCTATCAATTGGGGGGCTCAGTGGGCTCAGCAATTCCCGACCCATcgccactgccacttccagGCACACCCTCCCCCGGCAGTAGCTCAGCATCGACGGGCTCAGGCTCCGGATCGGGTAAAA GCACGGACACCATCAAGCGCGGTGCTTCGCCTGTTTCCGTTAAGCAAGTCAAGATCGTCGACCAGCCATCCAGTCCATACTCCATTGTGATGAAGAAACCGCCGCTGCAAAAAGATGCGCCCGTTGAAATCACCACCCCCACCACACAGGCGGATACAGAGTCGACCTTGGGATGCAAGGAAAGCAATGGAACAGTTTCTCGAAGGGGAAATGTAGACTTTTATGATACGCATAAGGCGCAGGCAAAGAGTTCGGTAAACGAAGAGTCCAGCTACAGCTCCAACTACACTGGCTCGGAGACCAAGAAGATCAGCCTTGGCAACAGTAGCTACACTCCTAGCAAGGCGAATGCCAGTGGCCTTTGTGGCGGCGAGGACTACAAAGCAATGCGTAACAAGTCGAGCGCTACATCCAGCTCCAGTTCATCGCAGGCAACTGTTTTGAGTGCTGGCTCTACGGCCACATCAGCTCCGACCACTTCTTCAGACGATTCGGATGACCTGGTCTCCTACAAGTCATCGGCGTCCACAAATGCCTTGCTGGCCCAATCGCAGGCCATGACCACCAGTCAGCTGATGTCCAAGTATCTTAAGCGGGAGCCACGAGTGCAGTTTACGCCAATCAAGTCACCGGAATCTCCCTCGCCACCGGGTAGCGGCGATGGTCTGCCTAAGGGTACTTACCAACTAGTTACGCCTATCTCGGGATCATCGAGCAAACCGGGTGCTACAACTGGAGCTATAAGCAAGTACACCACCGGCTCAGTGCAATCATCTATTAATGCGAACAGCCAGAAGTTGTCATCGCCCTCACGATTGTGCAACAGCAAGGATAGCAATAGCAGGACAGGAACGGCCAGTAGTACGACCACCGCGACCTCTATGGTTTCAACAGGTCGGCGTTTGTTTGACAGCctcgcctcttcatcttcctCGGAAACGGAGACCAAGACGTACATAGGAGGCACCACTGCGGCCAGTGGAgtcatcaccaccaccacctacACCAATGACACCAAGATCTCCGGCAGCAGTAGCAGTAAGTCGGGAATAGGAGGGGGGTCTGGAACTGGGTTGGGAGCAGTTTCGGGAGCAAGCTCCGAGACTCGAAGTTTCGGCAGTACGCTATTTGGCAGTAGTGGCTTAGGTCATGGCAATGGAAGTAGCCACAACCACTCTAGCGCCAGTCCAAGTCCCTTCACCACCACCAACGGCAACGGTAACCACAATACTATGCAACTGTACGGCACCTTGCCCAAAAACGGAACATCCACGGGGGCAGCTCTGTTTGACGGATCGGCCAACAGTTCCTCGTACCACTCTTCGGCGAGTGGAAGTGGAGCCGGAACCGCCAGCAGTAGTGGGGTCAGCTCTATGACGGGCTCCACAAATAGCTACGACTTCTATACGAGCACAAGCTCCAGTGTGAGCAGTTCGCGCCCCTTTGCCAACGGAGGCAACAACTATCACACACTGGGAACCTATAGGGCTCAGTACGCCGCCACTAACCCCTTCCTGGACGCCTTCGATGAAAAGCCGGGCAGCAACGGGGGTAATGCCCACGGGGAGGAGAAGCTAGGCGCGGACAAGGGCCACCACAGAGCGGCCGTTATGGCCTTTCAGTCGTCAGGAGACTCGAAAAACGGTAGCGATGAGTACGATGACATCAAGTGA
- the LOC6619539 gene encoding rho GTPase-activating protein 100F isoform X14 produces the protein MCDSATTGCFLTRSSHRKENGRSVPDVTASPGRAPPGPLPANQMPSMGNQQHHGNQQHHGNQQQHHGNQHGNHRGQSGSLSNAAGVKDPVMLQGDFRKVSGISSEIFRQIEAVENDHDPNTAAALEAVERRGEMIVRVLEPRCMGSKQAVDAAHKLMNKADARHTVQLVEIVKRPGQTLGLYIREGNGADRTDGVFISRIALESAVYNSGCLRVGDEILAVNLVDVTHMSLDDVVIIMSIPRRLVLAIRQRRGNRGTGSPGPPTLSRPEQKPPPVVVIKRDLRDEDLDETDRMPRPRSSRDRRTGDGREMTESRSRLGLGLNNYSPQSEQLDMYYNTRGGGGGPMGEPPNWGYKPPPPPSSVITEQPTKAHAFAPSHAYYQNAGTLESLAEKVHAFYPGQPGGPPVGPSRRMSTGTGNVGLAQQHARFPRSGSDQHLPRVEYSDYSNSLGRHSLLRSSLKPGTAGGAPMQVGVGGTLGRYGRYDQQRTGVSKYGPPSGGAQSLTRRSRPNLDYSSDTEATIGPRPSYYYYNRPAIGSMSRGSGGAGGGVGAASTAALLAGAADLNKFNSLPRERPGTRLQGIRSRMGDRLVDENDGNTSAPEFDVRRGRDLRQRITASPSIFTADEYRAWLRRAPSSSAIAEQMRMTRDMFAQPRAQRFSCSAENIHDALRNTESIYSSRNHILGTGTLDRNMGLTRPISALPVRSMSSQHIGGAGSIRSPSIRRMRQLLELSAGPASPSGSILSTGGHQSPAPTPSATLPRPHRQIDINPAEFAKYKLDKPIVDIGGISGMLWIHLLAGRGLRTAPEGAAGAATQGQTRDLYCVIECDRVHKARTVVRSGDLQFDWDESFELDLVGNKQLDVLVYSWDPQHRHKLCYRGAISLSSILRQSPLHQLALKVEPRGTIYIRMRHTDPLALYKRRGLPSLRAGYPTLFGADLETVVNRESKNAPGSAPVPIVLRRCVEEVERRGLDIIGLYRLCGSATKKRLLREAFERNSRAVELTPEHVPDINVITGVLKDYLRELPEPLFTRCLFQMTVDALAVCLPDDPEGNAKLMLSILDCLPRANRATLVFLLDHLSLVVSNSERNKMSAQALATVMGPPLMLHSASAQPGADIDHAQPIAVLKYLLQIWPQPQAQHQQMAQHMGGAAGAMMGGLVTTGSMSNMAGVASALSIGGLSGLSNSRPIATATSRHTLPRQ, from the exons ATGTGTGATAGCGCGACCACGGGATGTTTCCTGACCAGAAGCAGCCATCGCAAG GAAAATGGAAGATCAGTTCCTGATGTCACCGCAAGCCCGGGCCGGGCCCCACCCGGACCGCTGCCCGCCAACCAGATGCCTTCGATGGGCAACCAGCAACACCATGGAAACCAGCAACATCATGGaaaccagcagcaacatcatggCAATCAGCACGGCAACCATCGAGGTCAGAGCGGAAGTTTGTCAAACGCCGCCGGGGTCAAGGACCCGGTGATGCTACAGGGCGATTTCCGGAAAGTCAGCGGCATCAGCTCAGAGATCTTTCGGCAGATAGAAGCCGTCGAGAATGACCACGACCCAAACACGGCGGCGGCTTTGGAGGCGGTGGAGCGACGCGGTGAGATGATCGTGCGCGTCCTGGAGCCGCGTTGCATGGGCAGCAAACAGGCGGTGGACGCTGCCCACAAGCTGATGAACAAGGCGGACGCACGGCACACCGTTCAGCTGGTGGAAATAGTCAAGCGGCCGGGTCAGACGCTGGGCTTGTACATCCGCGAGGGAAATGGGGCCGATCGTACTGATGGCGTCTTCATTTCGCGGATTGCACTGGAGTCGGCTGTCTACAACAGCGGCTGCTTGCGG GTGGGCGACGAAATCCTTGCGGTAAATCTGGTGGACGTGACACACATGTCCCTAGACGATGTCGTCATTATTATGTCAATTCCGCGCCGCTTGGTGCTGGCCATACGTCAGCGGCGGGGCAATAGAGGCACAGGATCTCCTGGACCGCCGACGCTCTCTAGGCCAGAACAGAAGCCACCACCGGTTGTTGTTATCAAGCGAGATTTGCGGGACGAGGATCTGGACGAGACGGACCGGATGCCGAGGCCGCGCTCATCACGTGACAGACGTACAG GAGATGGTCGCGAAATGACGGAATCTCGTTCTCGGCTAGGTCTGGGTCTTAATAACTACAGCCCGCAGTCCGAGCAGCTGGATATGTACTACAATACCCGCGGCGGAGGTGGTGGACCCATGGGTGAGCCTCCAAACTGGGGGTATaaaccaccaccgccaccgtCTTCGGTGATTACGGAGCAACCCACAAAAGCACATGCTTTTGCGCCGTCGCATGCTTACTACCAAAACGCCGGCACTCTTGAAAGCTTGGCGGAGAAGGTACATGCATTCTATCCTGGACAGCCTGGTGGTCCGCCCGTGGGTCCCTCGAGAAGAATGTCCACGGGAACTGGAAACGTTGGCCTCGCTCAACAACATGCCAGATTTCCGCGATCTGGCTCAGATCAGCATTTACCTCGCGTAGAATATTCGGACTATTCCAATTCCCTGGGGCGGCATTCCCTTCTGCGATCAAGTTTAAAACCTGGAACGGCCGGTGGAGCTCCAATGCAGGTTGGAGTGGGAGGCACTCTCGGCCGATACGGCCGCTATGATCAACAGAGAACCGGTGTATCCAAGTACGGCCCTCCATCTGGTGGAGCTCAATCGCTGACTCGTCGTTCCAGACCAAATTTGGACTATTCCAGCGATACAGAAGCCACAATTGGGCCTAGGCCAAGTTACTACTATTATAACAGACCTGCCATCGGCAGTATGTCGAGAGGATCAGGTGGAGCAGGCGGTGGAGTTGGCGCAGCTTCAACGGCTGCCTTGCTGGCTGGAGCTGCTGATCTCAACAAATTTAACTCATTGCCCCGAGAGCGCCCCGGAACGAGACTGCAGGGAATTCGTTCCAGAATGGGAGATCGTTTGGTGGACGAGAATGACGGAAATACTTCGGCACCCGAGTTCGATGTACGGAGAGGAAGGGACTTACGTCAGCGAATTACCGCCAGTCCGTCGATATTTACGGCGGATGAATACCGCGCCTGGCTCAGAAGGGCGCCTAGCAGTTCCGCAATTGCGGAACAAATGCGAATGACGCGGGACATGTTTGCCCAGCCACGGGCTCAGCGATTTTCGTGTAGCGCTGAGAACATCCATGATGCACTGAGAAAT aCGGAAAGCATCTACTCCAGTAGAAACCATATTCTTGGAACGGGCACTCTCGATCGGAACATGGGTCTTACACGACCAATTTCTGCACTACCCGTGCGCTCCATGTCCTCGCAGCACATTGGAGGAGCGGGCTCCATTCGTTCGCCTAGCATACGGCGCATGCGACAGTTACTGGAGCTTTCCGCTGGTCCCGCCAGTCCGAGCGGCAGTATCTTGAGCACCGGTGGTCACCAGAGTCCGGCACCAACGCCAAGTGCGACcttaccacgcccacaccgCCAAATCGACATCAACCCGGCGGAGTTTGCCAAGTACAAGCTGGATAAGCCCATCGTCGATATTGGGGGGATCTCCGGCATGTTATGGATTCATTTGCTAGCAGGTCGCGGCCTAAGAACCGCTCCAGAGGGAGCAGCAGGGGCGGCGACACAGGGCCAAACCAGAGATCTTTACTGCGTAATCGAGTGTGATCGAGTACATAAAGCACGGACTGTGGTGCGATCGGGTGACCTGCAGTTTGACTGGGACGAGTCGTTTGAGCTTGACTTGGTGGGCAACAAACAGTTAGATGTACTAGTCTACTCATGGGACCCGCAGCACAGACACAAGCTGTGCTACCGAGGCGCAATCTCGTTATCGTCGATCCTCCGTCAGTCTCCACTTCATCAACTGGCCTTAAAGGTTGAACCAAGAGGTACGATATACATTCGCATGCGGCACACGGATCCACTGGCTCTCTACAAGAGAAGAGGGCTTCCGAGCCTGAGAGCAGGTTACCCTACGCTCTTCGGCGCTGATTTGGAAACGGTGGTGAATCGGGAGTCTAAAAATGCTCCCGGAAGTGCACCCGTTCCCATCGTATTAAGGCGCTGTGTGGAGGAGGTGGAGCGGCGCGGTCTTGATATAATCGGGTTGTACCGACTGTGCGGCTCGGCTACCAAGAAGCGATTGCTACGCGAGGCCTTTGAGCGCAATAGCCGTGCAGTGGAATTGACCCCGGAACATGTTCCTGACATCAACGTCATCACCGGCGTCCTCAAGGATTACCTCAGGGAGCTGCCCGAGCCGCTGTTCACTCGCTGTCTTTTCCAGATGACGGTGGATGCCTTAG CTGTCTGCCTGCCAGATGACCCGGAGGGCAATGCGAAACTGATGCTTAGCATTCTCGACTGCCTGCCGCGGGCGAACAGG GCCACCCTGGTATTCCTTCTTGATCACCTCTCGCTGGTCGTTTCAAACTCGGAGCGCAATAAGATGTCCGCCCAGGCGTTGGCCACCGTGATGGGCCCACCGCTGATGCTGCATTCGGCGAGTGCGCAGCCGGGTGCTGACATCGATCACGCTCAGCCGATCGCGGTGCTTAAGTATCTGCTGCAGATCTGGCCGCAGCCGCAGGCGCAGCATCAGCAGATGGCGCAGCACATGGGCGGCGCTGCGGGGGCGATGATGGGCGGCTTGGTCACCACCGGGAGCATGAGCAATATGGCCGGTGTTGCTTCAG CCCTATCAATTGGGGGGCTCAGTGGGCTCAGCAATTCCCGACCCATcgccactgccacttccagGCACACCCTCCCCCGGCAGTAG